In one Moritella sp. 5 genomic region, the following are encoded:
- a CDS encoding HAD family hydrolase: MRKAIYFDLDNTLVHRNKSISAYSEMFSERYADSLISVNSEDIAMVIFSQDNGGYLSETSPYSTIKDAVSNELHKRFIHSKQVAVEDILEHWIQNFPQCAQPMSGANDLLVQLSEQGFHIGIISNGADKTRIATAETLGAFEYIKQLVSSEAAGMRKPDSGIFTKSANEFGFTADQCWYIGDHPVNDIEGARKAGMQAIWLRGFHDWPEDIDKPSHSIACLSEVSSVLVSKSNNQR; this comes from the coding sequence GTGCGCAAGGCTATATATTTTGATCTCGATAATACTCTTGTACATAGAAATAAGAGTATTTCAGCTTACTCGGAAATGTTTAGCGAGCGATACGCTGATTCATTAATTTCTGTCAATTCAGAAGATATCGCAATGGTCATATTCTCACAGGACAATGGTGGTTACCTCAGTGAAACATCACCTTACAGCACCATCAAAGATGCTGTGTCAAATGAGCTTCACAAAAGGTTTATCCACAGTAAACAGGTTGCTGTCGAAGATATTCTGGAACATTGGATACAGAACTTTCCTCAATGCGCGCAGCCGATGAGTGGTGCAAACGACCTTCTGGTTCAGCTATCTGAGCAAGGGTTCCATATTGGAATCATTTCTAATGGTGCAGATAAAACCAGAATAGCAACTGCCGAAACCTTAGGGGCTTTTGAATATATTAAGCAGCTAGTGAGTTCTGAGGCTGCCGGTATGCGAAAACCTGATAGTGGCATATTTACAAAGTCAGCTAATGAATTCGGGTTTACCGCAGATCAATGCTGGTATATTGGAGACCATCCTGTAAATGATATAGAGGGAGCCAGAAAGGCTGGAATGCAAGCTATATGGCTGCGAGGATTCCATGATTGGCCAGAAGACATTGATAAGCCAAGCCATTCTATAGCCTGCTTGTCGGAAGTGTCGAGTGTGTTGGTATCAAAATCTAACAATCAAAGGTAA
- a CDS encoding GNAT family N-acetyltransferase, with amino-acid sequence MFESLFNGYAPGLSVELEPTVISQLFILSYFHGFISFVGSKPAAFAVCFESYSTYRAQKVMNIHDLLVSEHYRGQGLGKVCIIGRSTSISTLFIP; translated from the coding sequence ATGTTCGAATCTTTGTTTAATGGATACGCGCCAGGGCTATCTGTTGAATTAGAGCCTACAGTTATAAGTCAGTTGTTTATCTTGTCCTATTTTCACGGATTTATTAGCTTTGTAGGCAGCAAGCCAGCTGCTTTTGCTGTGTGTTTCGAATCTTACTCTACTTATCGAGCCCAGAAAGTGATGAATATCCATGACCTTCTGGTCTCTGAACACTATAGAGGCCAAGGTTTGGGAAAGGTTTGTATCATTGGCAGAAGTACCTCAATTAGCACGCTGTTCATACCTTAA
- a CDS encoding alpha/beta fold hydrolase, which translates to MKKTLIVSFSALIFLLTFIYVITPSSTLFRYMISSERSVAGLELERIKVDELEIEYLRGGSGPPLVLLHGFGADKDNWNRISGYLVEHFDVIAIDLPGFGNSTRDIELDYDVFSQVARLKQITDALNLVEFNLAGSSMGGYIAGNFAAQYPRKVKKLWLISPFGVASSETSEMFTATQKGLNPVVLPRTETEFLELFDFLFVNPPFIPSVVIQHLALKSEERVKINTKIFDQIHRMNQGKPQPDSPLDRVLKNYNGSVLISWGEKDRVLHVSGAAVLKQIIPNAKIEIIQNVGHLPMVETPLAIAESFLSFAAAP; encoded by the coding sequence GTGAAAAAAACGCTAATTGTTTCGTTTTCAGCACTCATATTTTTACTCACTTTTATATATGTAATTACGCCGAGCTCAACACTATTTCGATACATGATTAGTTCTGAACGGAGTGTTGCTGGTCTTGAACTAGAACGCATAAAAGTTGATGAGTTAGAAATTGAATATCTTCGTGGTGGAAGTGGTCCCCCATTAGTTTTGCTCCATGGCTTTGGCGCTGACAAGGATAACTGGAATAGAATCTCTGGATATCTTGTCGAACACTTTGATGTTATTGCGATTGACCTGCCGGGTTTTGGGAATAGTACAAGAGATATTGAACTAGATTATGACGTGTTCTCACAAGTCGCACGGTTGAAACAGATAACTGATGCTCTTAATCTCGTTGAATTTAATCTAGCTGGCAGCTCTATGGGCGGATATATTGCGGGAAATTTTGCAGCTCAATACCCTCGTAAAGTTAAAAAATTATGGCTTATTAGCCCATTTGGTGTTGCGAGTTCAGAAACAAGTGAAATGTTTACAGCCACCCAAAAAGGTCTAAACCCCGTTGTTTTACCACGAACAGAGACAGAGTTTTTGGAATTGTTCGATTTTTTGTTTGTTAACCCTCCCTTTATTCCCTCTGTTGTTATACAACATCTAGCATTAAAATCTGAAGAAAGGGTCAAAATTAACACGAAAATTTTTGACCAAATACATAGAATGAATCAGGGGAAACCACAACCAGACTCTCCACTTGATCGTGTTTTAAAAAACTACAATGGTTCTGTCTTAATATCATGGGGCGAAAAAGACCGAGTGTTACATGTCTCAGGAGCAGCGGTTTTAAAGCAAATTATACCTAATGCAAAAATTGAAATAATACAAAATGTTGGTCATTTGCCAATGGTGGAAACCCCTTTAGCAATCGCAGAATCGTTTCTATCGTTTGCTGCAGCGCCTTAA
- a CDS encoding GNAT family N-acetyltransferase has product MGTTAPIQIGKHSVSIMCPFTYLWGTVILPGDLDIDVKSGTTYQITGKPWKLWYANVPSPELMNEYVDEAIADSKKGNIAFAVRCNNTNKVVGTSRFYNVDVKNKRAMLGYTWYSSSVRRSPVNTECKLLLLLHVFEKHSAIAVEFRTHFFNQNSRKAIERLGAKQDGIIRNHQILKDGSIRDTVVYSIINSEWPAVKNNLQSKFC; this is encoded by the coding sequence ATGGGAACAACAGCCCCAATTCAAATTGGTAAACATAGCGTATCAATTATGTGTCCGTTTACTTACTTATGGGGTACTGTGATACTACCTGGTGACTTAGATATTGATGTGAAATCGGGAACAACTTATCAAATCACTGGAAAGCCTTGGAAGTTATGGTATGCAAATGTTCCGTCTCCTGAATTAATGAATGAATATGTAGATGAGGCAATTGCAGATTCAAAAAAAGGTAATATAGCATTTGCGGTAAGGTGTAATAATACAAATAAAGTTGTAGGGACAAGTCGATTTTATAACGTTGATGTTAAAAATAAGCGAGCGATGTTGGGTTATACATGGTACTCATCATCAGTGAGGCGCTCACCAGTTAATACAGAGTGTAAATTGCTTTTATTATTGCATGTGTTTGAAAAACACTCTGCAATAGCTGTTGAATTTAGAACTCACTTCTTTAACCAAAATTCTAGAAAAGCGATAGAAAGGTTAGGAGCCAAACAAGACGGTATTATCCGAAACCATCAAATTTTAAAGGATGGTTCTATTAGAGATACTGTTGTTTACTCGATTATTAATTCTGAGTGGCCAGCGGTAAAAAACAATTTGCAGAGTAAGTTTTGCTAA
- a CDS encoding GNAT family N-acetyltransferase yields the protein MELKYRSAKMNDLENLVSLLIEDPLGSQREDASIPLKSSYIDAFKAIDVDPNNELIIVEVDEQLVGMLQLTFIPYLTHIGSWRCLIEGVRIHESFRGRGFGEQMFEHAIKLAKTKNCKVVQLTSDKQRPDAIRFYEKLGFIATHEGFKLAV from the coding sequence ATGGAATTAAAGTATCGTTCAGCAAAGATGAATGACTTGGAAAATCTCGTGTCATTACTTATCGAAGATCCGCTTGGAAGCCAAAGGGAAGACGCATCAATACCATTGAAAAGCTCTTATATTGACGCATTTAAAGCGATAGATGTTGACCCTAATAATGAGCTCATAATAGTCGAGGTTGATGAGCAGCTAGTCGGTATGCTCCAGCTAACTTTTATCCCTTACCTCACTCATATTGGTAGTTGGCGTTGTCTTATCGAAGGAGTTCGAATCCATGAGTCTTTTCGTGGTCGAGGATTCGGTGAGCAAATGTTTGAACATGCCATTAAGCTAGCGAAAACTAAGAATTGTAAGGTTGTTCAACTTACTAGCGATAAACAACGTCCAGATGCTATTAGGTTTTATGAAAAACTTGGTTTTATAGCAACTCACGAAGGGTTCAAACTGGCGGTGTAA
- a CDS encoding nucleotidyltransferase family protein, producing the protein MDRVITLIEKDELRVKALDCVQQLDLPYCYLAAGFVRNLVWDHLHQKSTSTPLNDADVIYFDETESNSENYKFIESQLSVLMPELNWEVRNQAIMHKRHGDKPYLSIIDAMSYWPEKETAVAIRKLDNGYYECISTFGFESLFNLHVTRNPKRSLETFSERVTSKGWLAHWSNLRTVLCD; encoded by the coding sequence ATGGATAGGGTAATCACATTAATTGAAAAAGATGAATTGAGGGTTAAAGCTCTTGATTGTGTTCAGCAACTTGATTTACCTTATTGTTATCTAGCGGCTGGTTTTGTCCGAAATTTGGTGTGGGACCACTTGCACCAAAAATCAACATCAACGCCTTTGAATGACGCTGACGTTATCTATTTCGATGAAACTGAATCTAACTCTGAAAACTACAAATTCATAGAATCTCAGCTTTCTGTGCTGATGCCAGAGTTAAACTGGGAAGTGCGTAATCAAGCTATTATGCATAAACGACATGGCGATAAACCGTATTTAAGTATCATTGACGCGATGAGTTATTGGCCAGAAAAGGAAACAGCTGTTGCTATACGAAAGTTAGATAATGGTTACTATGAATGTATTTCTACTTTTGGTTTCGAATCGTTGTTTAATCTACACGTTACGCGTAATCCTAAGCGTTCTTTGGAAACCTTCAGTGAACGTGTGACGTCAAAAGGTTGGTTGGCTCATTGGTCTAATTTGAGAACTGTTTTATGCGATTAG
- a CDS encoding HAD-IA family hydrolase, with the protein MINRYSCKGFIFDVDATLVNTTLVINNIWKKWAGQNGIDFSIVYPHVHGRKISETLELVGSQYANADEENVVKKIAIEAMESATEIDGALSFVENIPKCSWAIATSGPRKVAETSLLASGFKLPMNMVCAEDVIFGKPHPEPFALAAKNLGLKAVSCVAFEDSPAGVKSAKEAGCFTVAILTSHKESELVLADLIVDGFSDLAIENKNGSYELCW; encoded by the coding sequence TTGATAAATAGATATTCATGCAAAGGTTTTATATTTGATGTAGATGCAACACTTGTAAACACCACTCTTGTTATAAACAATATTTGGAAAAAGTGGGCCGGGCAAAACGGAATCGATTTTTCAATTGTATATCCACACGTGCACGGTAGAAAAATTAGTGAAACACTCGAGTTAGTTGGTTCGCAATACGCAAATGCTGATGAAGAAAATGTAGTAAAAAAAATTGCAATCGAAGCTATGGAATCAGCTACTGAAATTGATGGAGCATTAAGTTTCGTAGAAAATATACCTAAGTGCTCGTGGGCAATAGCAACGAGTGGACCAAGAAAAGTTGCTGAGACAAGTTTACTTGCATCTGGTTTTAAATTACCTATGAATATGGTGTGTGCCGAAGATGTAATTTTTGGTAAACCACACCCAGAACCATTTGCACTTGCTGCTAAGAATTTAGGTTTAAAAGCGGTGAGTTGTGTTGCTTTTGAAGATTCGCCTGCTGGAGTAAAATCAGCTAAAGAAGCTGGGTGCTTTACCGTCGCTATCTTAACTAGCCATAAAGAATCTGAATTAGTTTTAGCTGATTTAATCGTTGACGGCTTTTCAGATCTAGCAATTGAAAACAAAAATGGTTCGTATGAACTATGCTGGTAA
- a CDS encoding tyrosine-type recombinase/integrase, which yields MISNGTRKQRYQVFFLTLYSIGLRLSEGLNLTVHDIDSQTMQVHIREAKGGKDRLVPLPKRTLLALRSHWQTHHHARLIFPGLGNGMNSPMDKGGIQKAIKQVLRDCHINKLVSPHSLRHCFATHLLEGGLDLRSLQVLLGHASLNTTARYTQLTQLKQKDAAVAINQLADKLALDWSLK from the coding sequence TTGATAAGCAATGGGACTAGGAAGCAGCGCTACCAAGTATTCTTTCTCACGCTTTACAGCATTGGATTGCGATTAAGTGAGGGCTTAAACCTTACCGTTCATGATATTGATAGCCAGACTATGCAAGTCCATATCCGTGAAGCTAAAGGTGGCAAAGACAGGTTGGTGCCATTACCTAAACGAACTTTACTCGCACTGCGCAGTCATTGGCAAACGCATCATCATGCGCGACTGATTTTCCCTGGCTTGGGTAATGGTATGAACTCGCCGATGGATAAAGGCGGCATTCAAAAAGCCATCAAGCAAGTTCTGCGTGATTGTCATATCAACAAACTCGTTAGCCCGCATTCGCTACGTCATTGCTTTGCTACTCACTTACTCGAAGGCGGACTAGATTTACGCTCACTGCAAGTCTTACTCGGTCATGCCTCGCTAAACACTACAGCGAGATACACTCAATTAACCCAACTCAAACAAAAGGATGCGGCCGTTGCCATCAATCAACTCGCTGACAAGTTAGCGCTAGATTGGAGTTTAAAATGA
- a CDS encoding GDSL-type esterase/lipase family protein produces the protein MKSRNKVWYGYVVGLHIIIAVILVKSDFVEKVGRRIGIYQPTEISDYYNTTTTYHKRMDGSVPEGATIFIGDSITQGLATAAISEYSVNYGIGSDTTIGVINRLPFYKSVTTAKSIVIAIGVNDLKRRDNSSIVKNHQTILNLIPKDKKIILSAVLPVDERVSSVKVSNKRILQLNSALKKMSTNYVNVIFINSSSMLQEPNGNLKSTFHTGDGVHLNTDGYRVWISQLRKALDNA, from the coding sequence ATGAAATCTCGTAATAAAGTTTGGTACGGGTATGTAGTAGGACTACATATCATTATTGCCGTGATACTTGTGAAAAGTGATTTCGTTGAAAAAGTAGGAAGAAGAATTGGGATTTATCAACCCACCGAAATTTCCGATTATTACAATACAACAACTACCTATCATAAGCGCATGGATGGCTCTGTTCCCGAAGGTGCTACGATTTTTATTGGTGATAGCATAACGCAAGGACTAGCGACTGCTGCCATATCAGAGTATTCAGTCAATTATGGAATAGGGTCTGATACTACAATTGGGGTGATTAATCGACTTCCATTTTATAAATCAGTTACCACAGCAAAATCCATAGTGATTGCAATTGGAGTGAACGACCTTAAACGCCGAGATAACAGTAGTATCGTTAAAAATCATCAAACAATATTGAACCTTATACCTAAAGATAAAAAAATAATTTTGAGTGCAGTGCTACCCGTTGATGAAAGAGTCAGTTCAGTCAAAGTCTCTAACAAGAGGATTCTTCAGCTAAATTCAGCGTTAAAAAAGATGTCCACGAACTATGTCAATGTCATTTTTATTAATTCCAGCAGCATGCTTCAAGAACCTAATGGAAATTTGAAAAGTACATTTCATACTGGAGACGGCGTTCATTTAAACACCGACGGTTACAGAGTATGGATAAGTCAGCTTCGAAAAGCGCTAGACAATGCATAA